A single window of Salvia splendens isolate huo1 chromosome 8, SspV2, whole genome shotgun sequence DNA harbors:
- the LOC121745568 gene encoding serine carboxypeptidase-like 51, translating into MGKSHVVFSLLLSLLFLLQGSSVRAVRTDDGSESWGYVEVRPKAHMFWWYYRSPQRTEDPNKPWPIILWLQGGPGASGVGIGNFEEIGPLDSYLKPRNSTWLKKADLLFVDNPVGTGYSFVEDLDLLVKTDYEAADDLTTLLIEIFNRNQTLQKSPLYIVAESYGGKYAVTLGLTALKAIEAGKLKLKLGGIALGDTWISPEDFVFSWGPLLKDVSRLDNNGLKKSNSLAEQIKQELETGKFVEATESWSDLESVISSCSNSVDFYNFLLDSGMDPVSLSASVLSQQISIRRYSRYLNSLRRDTPDGDGDIDTLMNGVIKKKLKIPKSVVWGGQSDSVFSALEGDFMKPRIDEVDQLLAKGVNLTIYSGQLDVICSTKGTEAWVEKLKWGGLKTFLSMERTPLYCGKQKITKGFTRSYKNLHFYWILGAGHFVPVDQPCVALSMISSVTQSPDVSK; encoded by the exons ATGGGGAAGTCCCATGTtgttttctctcttcttctttcaCTCCTTTTCTTGCTTCAAGGATCTTCAGTCAGAGCTGTAAGAACAGATGATGGCTCAGAATCATGGGGCTATGTTGAAGTCAGGCCCA AAGCCCATATGTTTTGGTGGTATTACAGAAGTCCACAAAGAACTGAAGATCCAAACAAGCCTTGGCCAATCATTCTCTGGCTTCAGGGTGGACCT GGTGCTTCTGGGGTTGGGATTGGGAATTTTGAGGAGATTGGGCCTTTGGACTCATATTTGAAGCCAAGAAATTCAACATGGTTGAAGAAAGCTGATCTTCTATTTGTG GATAATCCAGTTGGGACAGGATACAGTTTTGTGGAGGATCTTGATTTGTTGGTGAAAACTGATTATGAAGCAGCTGATGATCTAACCACACTTTTAATTGAGATTTTCAATAGAAATCAGACTCTCCAAAAAAGCCCTCTTTACATTGTGGCTGAATCTTATGGAGGAAAGTATGCTGTCACTCTTGGATTAACTGCTCTCAAAGCAATCGAAGCTGGGAAACTGAAGCTCAAACTTGGAG GAATTGCATTGGGGGATACCTGGATTTCACCAGAAGATTTTGTG TTTTCATGGGGCCCCCTTTTGAAAGATGTTTCAAGGCTGGACAATAATGGCTTGAAGAAATCAAACAG TTTAGCTGAGCAAATAAAGCAAGAACTTGAGACAGGCAAGTTTGTTGAGGCAACAGAATCATGGAGTGATCTTGAAAGTGTGATAAGTTCCTGCAGCAATTCAGTG GATTTCTACAATTTCTTGCTGGATTCTGGGATGGACCCTGTGTCCTTATCAGCCTCTGTGCTGTCGCAGCAGATCTCTATCAGGCGATACTCGAGGTATCTGAATTCGTTGAGGCGGGATACAccggatggggatggggatatCGATACACTAATGAATGGTGTGATCAAGAAGAAGCTCAAGATACCTAAAAGTGTTGT ATGGGGAGGCCAATCAGATTCTGTTTTTTCAGCTTTGGAAGGAGATTTCATGAAACCTAGGATTGATGAG GTGGATCAACTTCTTGCTAAAGGAGTCAATCTAACTATTTATAGTGGTCAA CTTGATGTCATTTGCTCCACCAAGGGAACTGAAGCATGGGTTGAAAAGCTCAA GTGGGGTGGGCTCAAAACTTTCTTGAGCATGGAGAGAACACCATTGTATTGTGGGAAACAGAAAATAACAAAGGGTTTCACCAGATCCTACAAAAATTTGCATTTCTATTGGATTCTTGGAGCTGGCCATTTT GTACCTGTTGATCAGCCT